A window of Opitutales bacterium genomic DNA:
AGGGCGTGAGCGGATCTACGTCGGATGACGGCGACAGAGAGAAGCCCAGGCTGCGTTGCGGACACGTTTGAAGCGACAAGGAACGCCTATTCCCGGGAATGACGTTTGGATCTCTGCGGTTGCGATCGAAAGGGATATCCCTGTTTTTTCAAATGACACACATTTCGATCATATCAGTGAGCTGCGGAGACTGAGCTTCTAGGCTATCGCCAGGCTGAACACTTTTTTGGGATCGCACAGACGAAAGAATAACGCACTTTTGCTAAGCATGGGACTTGCTAATTTGGAACAATTGCGACCCTGTAGTGAATTATTTTCGTCATATGCTGAACAGACTACCTCATGTGCGCTCCTTTGGAATTGTTATCTCCACGGGGGTCTTCGCTTTTTTTTCAGGGTGTCAAACTTGGACTGCCTCTGATCTGCCAGAGCCGGAATTGGCTCCAGCTGTGAACTTTGCTGCTCCAGGGGAATTCAATGAGTTGGAGGTGGCCGATGGCTGGTTAGTGAGTTTAGGAGCTGAGGGCTTGGATGCTTTGGTGACTGAAGCCCTAGAAAACAGTCCATCACTGGGCGCTACCGCAGCCAGTTTAGATGCTGCTTTAGCATCCGCCAAAATTGCAGGCGCTCGACTCTTTCCTGCGATTTCTGCTGATTTTAATGGCCGCCGTAGCCTGAATAACACCTCGGCAGGAAGTAACATTTACTCAACTAATACTGGACTGTCAGCAGGAGTGAGTTGGGAAATTGATTTGTGGGGGCGCGTAAAAAACAATCGCGACGCAAGCACATATGATTACCAGGCCTCGGAAGCAGATTTTATAGGGGCACGCCTTTCATTAGTGGCTACAGTTGCGCGGCTCTGGGTCGAGAATGTCGCAGCCCGCGAGCAGCTGGCTTTGGCTGAGCGCACGCTGGAAGCATTTGAGGAGAATGAGGCTGTCATCGAGGGGCGTTTCGAACGGGGACTGAGCAATGCGTTGGATTTACAGCTCATACGGACAACGACTGAGGGAGCACGCGGCACCGTTTCGGTTCGAAAAGAACAGTTCGCGTCAGCGCGAAGGAGCCTGGAACTGAGTCTAGGGCGTTATCCTTCAGGTGAGCTGGCGATTGATGCTATGTTCCCTGATGTCGTAGAGCAGATTCCCGTAGGACTGCCTGCTGCGTTGTTAGAACGTCGCCCAGATTTGTTGGCAGCGGAGGCGCGCATGGATGCCCAAGGGCAGCGTGCGCTTGCAGCTAATAAGAACCGTTTGCCCACGTTGTCGCTGTCCGGATCGATTGGGCGGAGTGGGAGTGATATCGATAATTTAGGTGATCCCGATTTCGGGGTTTGGAGTATTTTTGGTGGGCTAGCTGCACCGATTTTTAATTTTGGTCATCTCGAGGCGGAACAGATTCGTGGTCAGGCTCAATACCGCCAAGCTGCTTTGGGTTATGTGAGTACAGCCTTGCGCGCTTTCAATGAAGTAGAGGGCTTTTTGGCAGGTGAGGTCTATCTTGATGAGCGTCTCACTGCAGCGATTGCGGCTGAGCAGGCAGCGGTGGAGGCCGAGCGCATTTCTTGGGAGCGCTACCGGAGTGGGTTGGTAGATATCGTGACTGTCCTCGATTCTCAGCGTCGCGCAGACAACGCGCGTCGCGATGTGATCTCGCTACGCGCCCAAAAACTGCAAAACCGGATCGATCTACACACCGCTTTGGGTGGAGATTTCGAATAGTGTGCTTTCAATGTTAGGTTAGCTCGTCTGACTAGGTGCGCTACCCGACTTTTCGTGAACGACAAAGACATTTCCCAGCTTCTCGATCGTGCCGAGTTCCTTGCAAATACCAATTCTCTGTGGGGGGCGGCCTTCGTGTTGCGATTGCAACGTCTGGGCGTGACGCGTTTTGTGGTATCTCCTGGCTCGCGGAACACACCGCTTGTTTTTGCGCTGGCCGAGTTGCCAGGTCATGCGGTCCAAGTGGTGGTGGATGAGCGTTCTGCGGGGTTCGTTGCTCTAGGTTGGTCGAAGGCATCGGGAAAGGCACCGGTGGCGCTCGTGTGCACTTCGGGCTCAGCTTTGGGCCACTATTTGCCTGCTTTGATCGAAGCCCGTTATTCGCATACACCGCTAGTAGTCATTTCAGCTGACCGTCCTCCCGAGCTACAGGAGTGTCATGCCGGACAGACCGTAGACCAAGCGGAGATTTTTGGACACTATGTCGGAGGGTTTTATGCTGCGCCGTTGCCGGATTTTTCGAATTGGGATGCGATGCAAACCCTTCTCGATTCAGCGGCTCAGTTTTGGAGTGGGGATAGGGCATTGGCTTCAGTCCATATTAACCAACCCTTCCGCGATCCGTTGACTCCGGGTGTTCCGGATGGAAGTGATACGTTTTTACTCAAGGATTTGTTAGATTTACGCTCATTTCTGTGTGAAGTGCCGACTGTCGCATCTGAAGTTCAGGTGTCGGAACTGAGTGATTCTCATCACGCATCATTGCTGATAATTATCGGGCCTCAGGAGCTATCCTGGACCCATTTTTCACGGGCTCAGTCTGCGCTCAAACGTTTGGCGAAAATGGATGGTGTGGTTATTGCATCCGATGGTGTGTCTTCAGTTCGATTTTCTGGAATCCCCTCAGTAGCCGCCTACGATTTAGTACTCAGGCAGAAGGATATGCTGGATGCGCTGCGGCCCGAGCGAATCTGGTTGATTGGTGATCTGCCGACCTCAAAACCCTTGCGCGCTGCAGTGGCCCACTGGAATGCTCCAGTAGTCAGTTTTCAGGCGGATGATGATCAGCGTCACGCGGGAATTGATCTGCCATGGACGGTTGCTCCTATCAAGAGCCTGGAGCATGCAATAGAAGGGATAGATGTAAGCGACACTGAATTTAAATCGCGATGGATGGAAGCAGAGCAGTTCCAGCAAGGCGCTATTCAGAATGCTGTAGCTGAGTGCGTGAATTTGGATTGCTTGCGAGAATGGCAATTGCCCCGCCTATTGGTGCCGCGTGCGCCTGAGGGAACACGCTTCTTAATCGCCAGCAGCATGCCGGTGCGCGATTGGGAGGCATTTGCTCCATCAGGTGAATTTTCCATAGATGTATTCTCCAATCGCGGTGCGAATGGGATCGATGGGCTGATTTCGACCGCTGCAGGTATGGCCTTGGAAGACCCGGAGAGGCCCGTTTGGTTGATTATCGGGGACGTCGCCACTCAGCATGATTTAGGCGGATTAGCGACTTTGGCAGCCCTGCCTGGGACTGTCACGATTTGGCTGATCAACAATGGCGGAGGCCGGATTTTCGATTTCTTACCGATCTCTGGTGTGTCTTTTGATTTTGAGCGCTTCTATCACACGCCTCCACAGTTGAATTTCGCCGGTCTGGCTGAGGGAGTGGGTCTAGGCTACAAGCAGGTTAAAAACGTGAGTGATATCAAGCGCATCGCCGAATCATCGGAGCAGAAGTGCTTAGTTGAGATTTTGGTCGATTCCGAAAGTGATCAGGCCGCACGGCGCGCATTGACGGAACCAGGTAATTGAGTTCATCAATGTGTGATGAGTACAATCACTTGGGAGCGCGTTGGCGATTTTGAAGACATTATTTATGAGAAGGCCGAGGGCATTGCCAAGGTGACGATCAACCGTCCCCACCGGCGCAATGCCTTTACCCCCGATACGGTCATGGAGATGTATCAGGCGTTTACCGATGCCCGTGAAGATACGTCGGTCGGTGTTGTTTTATTGACAGGTGCTGGCCCACATACCGATGGGAAATACGCCTTCTGCTCGGGCGGCGATCAGAAGATTCGTGGTGACAAGAAGGGCGGCTACATCGGCAAGGACGGCGTGCCGCGACTCAATGTTCTCGATCTGCAGCGCCTCATCCGGAGTATGCCGAAAGTAGTGATCGCTCTCGTGGCAGGATATGCCATTGGTGGCGGACATGTGCTGCATGTAATCTGCGACCTTACTATTGCGGCCGATAACGCGGTTTTTGGCCAAACTGGACCGCGTGTAGGCTCGTTCGACGGTGGCTTTGGGTCGAGTTATTTGGCGCGTATCGTGGGGCAGAAAAAAGCGCGAGAGATCTGGTATCTCTGTCGCCAATACGATGCGCAACAAGCGCTCGATATGGGACTCGTTAATACCGTTGTTCCCGTCGAGCAGCTTGAAGCAGAGGGGGTGCAATGGGCACGAGAGATCCTCGAGAAAAGTCCCTTGGCTATCCGCTGTCTCAAGAGTGCCTTTAATGCCGACGTCGATGGCCAGGCAGGCCTTCAAGAGCTATCGGGAAATGCCACCTTGCTCTACTATCTCACGGAGGAAGGTAATGAGGGTAAAAACGCCTATGTCCAGAAGCGAAAGCCCGAGTTCAATAAGTATCCCTGGCTGCCTTGATTTGGATCGTTGTTTGCGTGGCTGAACAATCAGGGACAGACAGGCTCGTGTGGAATAGTGAGGGGCATCCGCGAATGAACGCTAGTAAAGACGAATAGCAGCGGAGCGGCGCTCCGTCGCCGCTAGGGCGGTGGTAGTGGCTCATGGTTGTACAGTCCTGATCTTTGGTCGTCACTTTTGATTCGTTGTCGCTATCGTGGTCGTTGTCGATCCGCGGTTCGGTTTAATCCGAGGGGTTCGTTTTGATCCGCTAATAGACGGGAATAGACGCTAATTTCTGGAACCGGGAAGCTGCGGTTTCTATCGGTAAGGCTGCAATGTTTCTTATACTGGTATTTGAGGGTAACTGAGGGATATCCAGAATCGGGTTTTTTAGGGCGATCGATGCCGAGCTGGGGCTCGGCGTTCCCAGGAGCTGCTCTGCAAAGTCCCGATCTCTGGTTGTCAGTTTTGATTCGTTGTCTTGTTCGTGATCGAGATCTAACTGGCCACGCAAGCGACCACAAGGCAGGCAGCTAGTTCTGAGGACTCTACGTCCTCGCGATTTTTATCAGTTTTTTGAGGCGCTCTACATCAGTCGCCGTCGTCTTGGCTATGAATCCGCCTTTGTGCGCGAAGGTGACATCATCTTGATCTTCGATTTGGCGAAAATCGCAGGCGGGGTGATCATCAAAACGTTTGAGGCCATAGCCTGCACCGCGGCTGTCTGGGGAGATGATGACGGCGACTTTTTTCTCTATGCCGAGATCTTGGAGGACAAAGGAAATGCCCTGGGCTGGATCATCTACGGAAGGTTGTTGGCGGGGGATAAAGACGACCTGATGGTCTGGATATTCTGGATGCTCCATGGGCCAGGCTTCGATAATCGGCGCCAAGGCAGCGACCTTTTGATCCATAGTTTCAATATAATCCAAGAGGTCGGTCCCTATCATGCGCATGATCTCCCAAACGGGTTCACCGCGGTGATGGATTTCGGATGCTGCAAAACGACGGAGCAGGGTAACGTCTATGGGCGAGCTAAGCCTGGCTAGAATGTCACGGTCGGTGCCGAGCCAGTCTGCGGTTTTGTTGGGTCCCCGGCAGTCGAACCACTCTGCCGTCTCTAACCAATCACAATAGCGCCGCGCTGAGCTATAGATACCCAGGTAATCGAGTACGAGGGATAGGGCGCAAGTGAGGTGTTCTTTGGGGTCTAGTTGATGATGATCAAAACACAAGGTTTCTGGATCATGCCGATGGCCGATGTCTACGACCGCGATTTTTGGATCGTCCAACGCGTCAGGAGTGGGCTCGCGCCGCAGAATTTCGACTGGTGACTGTGCGATCAAAATCGAGCAGGCTAGGAAATCGTCTTTGTGGGCTCCGCCTGGATGGGTCAGGATAGCAGTTATATCGCGCATCGAGACATTGTTAGAGGAAGGCGTCACGATCGACAACCCTCTCTTGGCTTTATCAATCTTCCCTGCTCCAGACACCTTCGCCGGAATAAACAGGCTCTTTACCCGCCTTTTTCTGAGCCTCGTAGTCTTTGAGGCAGCGAATGGCAGGTTTGGTCAAAATGAGGATCGCAATGATGTTAACCCAAGCCATCAAGCCTACGCCGAGGTCGCCGAGTCCCCAAGCTAGTTCGGCCTCGTTAACACCTCCAAAGAACACGACGCCCAGAAAGACGATCTGGACGATTCGAAAGACTAGCGTGCGCGCGGACGATCCTTTCGGAAGGAGGTAGGCCACGTTATTCTCGGTGTAATAATAATAGGCGAGGGTCGTGGTGAAGGCGAAGAATAACAATGAGATGGCGACAAAGGCACTACCCACTCCGGGCAC
This region includes:
- a CDS encoding efflux transporter outer membrane subunit — encoded protein: MNFAAPGEFNELEVADGWLVSLGAEGLDALVTEALENSPSLGATAASLDAALASAKIAGARLFPAISADFNGRRSLNNTSAGSNIYSTNTGLSAGVSWEIDLWGRVKNNRDASTYDYQASEADFIGARLSLVATVARLWVENVAAREQLALAERTLEAFEENEAVIEGRFERGLSNALDLQLIRTTTEGARGTVSVRKEQFASARRSLELSLGRYPSGELAIDAMFPDVVEQIPVGLPAALLERRPDLLAAEARMDAQGQRALAANKNRLPTLSLSGSIGRSGSDIDNLGDPDFGVWSIFGGLAAPIFNFGHLEAEQIRGQAQYRQAALGYVSTALRAFNEVEGFLAGEVYLDERLTAAIAAEQAAVEAERISWERYRSGLVDIVTVLDSQRRADNARRDVISLRAQKLQNRIDLHTALGGDFE
- the menB gene encoding 1,4-dihydroxy-2-naphthoyl-CoA synthase; translated protein: MSTITWERVGDFEDIIYEKAEGIAKVTINRPHRRNAFTPDTVMEMYQAFTDAREDTSVGVVLLTGAGPHTDGKYAFCSGGDQKIRGDKKGGYIGKDGVPRLNVLDLQRLIRSMPKVVIALVAGYAIGGGHVLHVICDLTIAADNAVFGQTGPRVGSFDGGFGSSYLARIVGQKKAREIWYLCRQYDAQQALDMGLVNTVVPVEQLEAEGVQWAREILEKSPLAIRCLKSAFNADVDGQAGLQELSGNATLLYYLTEEGNEGKNAYVQKRKPEFNKYPWLP
- the menD gene encoding 2-succinyl-5-enolpyruvyl-6-hydroxy-3-cyclohexene-1-carboxylic-acid synthase; this encodes MNDKDISQLLDRAEFLANTNSLWGAAFVLRLQRLGVTRFVVSPGSRNTPLVFALAELPGHAVQVVVDERSAGFVALGWSKASGKAPVALVCTSGSALGHYLPALIEARYSHTPLVVISADRPPELQECHAGQTVDQAEIFGHYVGGFYAAPLPDFSNWDAMQTLLDSAAQFWSGDRALASVHINQPFRDPLTPGVPDGSDTFLLKDLLDLRSFLCEVPTVASEVQVSELSDSHHASLLIIIGPQELSWTHFSRAQSALKRLAKMDGVVIASDGVSSVRFSGIPSVAAYDLVLRQKDMLDALRPERIWLIGDLPTSKPLRAAVAHWNAPVVSFQADDDQRHAGIDLPWTVAPIKSLEHAIEGIDVSDTEFKSRWMEAEQFQQGAIQNAVAECVNLDCLREWQLPRLLVPRAPEGTRFLIASSMPVRDWEAFAPSGEFSIDVFSNRGANGIDGLISTAAGMALEDPERPVWLIIGDVATQHDLGGLATLAALPGTVTIWLINNGGGRIFDFLPISGVSFDFERFYHTPPQLNFAGLAEGVGLGYKQVKNVSDIKRIAESSEQKCLVEILVDSESDQAARRALTEPGN
- a CDS encoding MYG1 family protein; the encoded protein is MRDITAILTHPGGAHKDDFLACSILIAQSPVEILRREPTPDALDDPKIAVVDIGHRHDPETLCFDHHQLDPKEHLTCALSLVLDYLGIYSSARRYCDWLETAEWFDCRGPNKTADWLGTDRDILARLSSPIDVTLLRRFAASEIHHRGEPVWEIMRMIGTDLLDYIETMDQKVAALAPIIEAWPMEHPEYPDHQVVFIPRQQPSVDDPAQGISFVLQDLGIEKKVAVIISPDSRGAGYGLKRFDDHPACDFRQIEDQDDVTFAHKGGFIAKTTATDVERLKKLIKIART